One genomic segment of Sminthopsis crassicaudata isolate SCR6 chromosome 2, ASM4859323v1, whole genome shotgun sequence includes these proteins:
- the MYL7 gene encoding myosin regulatory light chain 2, atrial isoform, giving the protein MASRKAGTRGKVAAAKQAQRGSSNVFSMFEQAQIQEFKEAFSCIDQNRDGIISKSDLKETYSQLGRANVPEEELDEMLQEGKGPINFTVFLTLFGEKLNGTDPEESILSAFRMFDPSGSGVVNKEEFKQLLLTQADKFSPAEVEQMFSLTPMDLSGNIDYKSLCYIITHGDEKEE; this is encoded by the exons ATG GCCAGCAGGAAGGCAGGGACTCGGGGGAAGGTGGCAGCTGCCAAGCAAGCTCAACGGGGATCTTCGAATGTCTTCTCCATGTTTGAACAAGCACAGATCCAGGAATTTAAGGAG GCATTCAGTTGCATTGATCAGAATCGAGATGGCATCATCAGCAAATCAGACCTGAAAGAGACCTACTCTCAACTAG GAAGAGCAAATGTGCCTGAAGAAGAGTTGGATGAGATGCTACAGGAAGGCAAGGGCCCGATCAACTTCACAGTGTTTCTCACACTTTTTGGGGAGAAGCTCAATG GCACTGACCCTGAAGAATCCATCCTCAGCGCCTTCCGCATGTTTGACCCCAGTGGCAGTGGGGTTGTCAACAAAGAAGA GTTTAAGCAGCTCCTTCTGACCCAGGCAGACAAGTTCTCTCCAGCTGAG GTGGAGCAAATGTTTTCATTGACGCCTATGGACCTGTCAGGAAACATCGACTACAAATCTCTATGCTACATCATCACCCATGGGGATGAGAAGGAAGAGTAA